Proteins found in one uncultured Desulfuromonas sp. genomic segment:
- the rpmE gene encoding 50S ribosomal protein L31 → MKEGIHPKYEEVTVKCHCGNSFQTRSTYDKGGELTTEICSACHPFYTGTQKLLDTAGRIERFRKRYAKK, encoded by the coding sequence ATGAAAGAAGGGATCCATCCCAAGTACGAAGAAGTGACTGTCAAATGTCACTGCGGCAACTCGTTCCAGACCCGCTCCACCTACGACAAGGGCGGCGAGCTGACCACTGAAATCTGCTCTGCGTGCCATCCGTTTTACACCGGCACTCAGAAGCTGCTGGATACCGCTGGTCGTATCGAGCGTTTCCGCAAAAGGTATGCAAAGAAGTAG
- the thyX gene encoding FAD-dependent thymidylate synthase yields MEVQLLSHTPEPEKIVAAAARLCYSDAGIDDLLSAGRDQQLRLIEKILKLGHFSVLEHVSFSFGLEGLSRACSHQLVRHRVASYSQQSQRYVAHDTPFAAVEPPSLANHPELQQRYHALFDQVHHLYKDMLEAGVPAEDARFVLPNAAQTKLVMTMNARELHHFFSLRCCRRAQWEIRAMAKKMVLLCREAAPVLFAQAGPGCLRGACPEGAMCCGEADAVRQEYGQN; encoded by the coding sequence ATGGAAGTTCAGCTGCTGAGCCATACCCCCGAGCCGGAAAAAATCGTCGCCGCTGCAGCACGTTTGTGCTACTCGGATGCCGGTATCGACGACCTGTTGTCTGCCGGTCGCGACCAGCAATTGCGCCTGATTGAGAAGATTCTCAAGTTGGGCCATTTCTCGGTGCTGGAACATGTCAGTTTCAGTTTTGGTCTCGAAGGGCTCAGTCGTGCCTGTTCTCATCAGTTGGTGCGCCACCGGGTGGCATCCTACTCGCAACAGAGCCAGCGTTACGTGGCACACGACACCCCGTTTGCGGCGGTAGAGCCGCCGTCTCTGGCAAACCATCCCGAATTGCAGCAACGGTACCATGCCTTGTTTGATCAAGTGCACCATCTGTACAAGGATATGCTCGAGGCCGGAGTCCCGGCGGAAGACGCCCGTTTTGTGCTGCCCAATGCCGCCCAGACCAAGCTGGTGATGACCATGAATGCCCGCGAATTGCATCACTTTTTTTCCTTACGCTGCTGTCGTCGTGCCCAGTGGGAAATTCGCGCCATGGCCAAAAAAATGGTGCTGCTGTGTCGAGAAGCGGCACCGGTACTATTTGCCCAGGCCGGGCCCGGTTGTCTGCGCGGCGCCTGTCCCGAAGGGGCCATGTGCTGTGGTGAGGCGGATGCTGTGCGGCAGGAATACGGCCAGAACTGA
- the prfA gene encoding peptide chain release factor 1 — MFDKLEEVVDRFQEVEGLLSDPTVLSDQNKFRELTREHAELSEPVEVYRRYRQIQQEIEDNRELMRDDDPDMREMAREELPSLEEECEQLAEKLTLLMLPKDPNDGKNIILEIRAGTGGDEAALFAGDLFRAYSRYAEKHRWKVEIMSSSESGVGGFKEVIAMISGENVYSRLKYESGTHRVQRVPETETQGRIHTSACTVAVLPEAEEVDLEINPSDLRIDLYRASGAGGQHVNKTESAVRITHIPTGVVVACQDEKSQHKNKARAMKVLRSRILDAMEAEKHAEMAADRKSQVGSGDRSERIRTYNFPQGRCTDHRIGLTLYKLDAIMQGDLDEVFDALITHYQAELMAGQESA; from the coding sequence ATTTTTGACAAACTCGAAGAAGTGGTCGACCGCTTTCAGGAGGTGGAAGGGCTATTGTCCGATCCCACCGTTCTCTCCGACCAGAATAAGTTTCGTGAACTGACGCGTGAACACGCCGAGCTGTCCGAGCCGGTGGAGGTGTATCGCCGTTACCGCCAGATTCAGCAGGAGATCGAGGACAATCGTGAATTGATGCGCGATGACGATCCCGATATGCGCGAGATGGCGCGCGAAGAGCTGCCCTCTCTGGAAGAGGAATGTGAGCAGCTGGCCGAAAAGCTGACCCTGCTCATGTTGCCGAAAGATCCCAACGACGGCAAAAATATCATCCTTGAAATCCGTGCCGGAACCGGTGGCGACGAAGCGGCGTTGTTTGCCGGCGATCTGTTTCGTGCCTACAGCCGCTATGCCGAAAAACACCGCTGGAAAGTGGAGATCATGAGTTCTTCAGAATCCGGTGTCGGCGGTTTCAAGGAAGTGATCGCCATGATCAGCGGCGAAAACGTTTATTCCCGACTCAAATATGAGAGCGGCACCCATCGCGTGCAGCGGGTTCCGGAAACGGAAACCCAGGGCCGTATCCATACCTCAGCCTGTACCGTTGCGGTGCTGCCTGAAGCCGAAGAGGTGGATCTGGAGATCAATCCCAGCGACCTGCGCATCGACCTGTACCGCGCTTCCGGTGCCGGAGGTCAGCACGTCAACAAGACCGAGTCGGCGGTTCGTATTACCCATATCCCCACCGGGGTAGTTGTCGCCTGTCAGGACGAAAAGTCCCAGCACAAAAACAAGGCGCGGGCCATGAAGGTGTTGCGCTCACGGATTCTCGACGCTATGGAAGCGGAAAAACACGCTGAGATGGCCGCGGATCGTAAAAGTCAGGTCGGCAGTGGTGATCGCAGTGAGCGGATTCGTACCTACAACTTTCCCCAGGGACGGTGCACCGATCACCGTATCGGTCTGACCCTGTACAAGCTGGATGCCATCATGCAGGGTGATCTCGACGAAGTGTTTGACGCGTTAATCACCCATTACCAGGCGGAACTGATGGCTGGACAGGAGAGCGCGTGA